One Nocardia huaxiensis genomic window, TGCCGTCTTCGACTGCCCACGTGGCCTTTTCGGCCGCGAGCACCGGGGCCATGCGCTGGGCCATGTCCTCGATGTAGGCGGCCTTGTCGCGGTAGACGGTGTCCGGGTCGGTCAGGTGGGTGACCGAGATCAGTTCCTTGCCACGCAGATCCGCGGTCGAGCCGGGGATCATGAGCAGCCCGCCCTCGTTGCCGTGGATCTTCATCTGTTCGAGGAAGACGATCTGGTCGGGGAAGATATTGCCCTCGTCGCCGCGGTCGTCGTTCAGATACCGCAGCTCGTCGTCGAGGAACACCGGCGGGCCGGCGGACGGCACCACCCAGGTGGCGCCGACCTGCTCGATGTAGGAGCGGGCGCGGTCCATGCCGCGCTGCCGCTTCTGCTTGCCGAAGTTGGACTTGGTCTTGGCCGGAATGTCGTAGACCATCGGGTACCAGATGGCGCCGGAGTACTGCAGCAGGTGGATGTCCACGTGCCCGAACGCGTCGTGCAGCACATCCATGTCAACCGGCCGCGCGTCGTTCATGTTGAAGCACACGGTCTCACCGTCGGAGACGACGAGCCCGGAGTCGCCGATGGGCCCGTCGGCCGGCGCGCGTAGCGCGATGATCATGACGTCCAGGTCGCCGCCCGGACCGGTGATCGTGTGCTTGACCGAATCCTCGGTCTCCACGAACTTGTGGAAGCCGAGCTTCTCCAGTTCCCGCTTCAGATCCGGCACCGGGTAGTCGGGCAGCAGGACGGTGGTGTCCTTGTTCACCTTGTCCGCGAGGAGCTGGGCGTCCCAGTGATCGCGGTGCAGGTGTGAGACGTAGAGGAAATCGCAGTTGCCGAGCTCGTCCCAGTCCAGCTGCGTGTTGTCGGGGAACGGGAACCACGATCCGAAATACGCCGGGTTGACCCATGGATCGCAGAGGATCGTCCCGGCCTTGGTACGGATGTGGAATCCGGCGTGTCCGACGCTGGTGATCTGCACGAGCTATCTTCCTCCCTGACCGTTACCAGCCACCCAGCCTAACGGCTAGCCGGATACGTCGCCGATGCAGTAGCCGTCGACGCCCGACTTCAGGGTGAATGTCTGCTTCGTTCGGACGCCGGTACGGGTGGTGACCGGCACCGATACCGTGATGTACCCGTTCCGCGGCCACTCGGACTTGATGTCCTCGTCCACGAATCCCTTGATGCCGACCGGTGTCCGCGCACCCGACGCCATGGGCGGTATACCCGGTTTACCGGTGGTCTTCGGATCCCAGCCGGAATCGGCCGGGCAGAGCAGCGGATACGCGGTCTCGGTATCGGCCGCGTTCAGGGGGCTTCCCACCGCGCGCGACAGATAACGCCGCACGGTGTGCCGCGCTTCGGCGGCGTCGAAGGCGATCTCCTCGCCGCTGCCGAAGACATAAGGACACGCGTACCCGGTCGCGATATCCCGATCCCGGGCCGCCACCGTGACCGCGGCCGTCCGCCACACCACCATGCCGCCCTCGCGCGCACCGGGTGCCACGATCGCCTCGAAAATCGGTGCGGGCTCGGCATACATGGTGCGGACATGGTGCGGCGCCATGGTCCAGCACCGGTCCGCCATCCCGTCGATCCCGTGTTCGCGCAGGTCCGCGGCCCAGCGGCCGACCGCGGCGGTCCCGGGCGCGGGTTCCGGCATTCTCGACACCGTGGGCGCGGCGACCGTCCGAGGTCCGTCGCCCGGGATCCCCACCACCGAATCGCAGCCCGCCACCACGGCTGCCGCGATGACGGTCAGTGCGAGATTCCGCGCCGGCCCTCTTCCGAGCAGTCCCCTGCGGACGTTTCCACGCAGTGCTGTTCGGCCGTATTCCACGCGTGCGAACCCTTTCCGTCGATGTAACGTCGATCACTGGTCACCCGTACCGCAGCGGCTACGCTAACGAACTTGTGGAACCCGTCTACTTCCCGATCATCGGGCTCGCTCGTACCGTGTTCGCACTGCAGGGGCTGAAGTTCACCGTCACCGGTGACGAAAACATTCCCGCGCAGGGTGGCGCGGTCATCGCGATCAATCACACCGGCTACATGGACTTCACCTACGCCGGCCTCCCCGCACGCACGTCCAAGCGGTACATCCGGTTCATGGCGAAGAAGGAAGTCTTCGACAATTCGATCTCCGGACCGATCATGCGGGCGCTCAAGCATATTCCGGTGGATCGGGCGGCCGGCGCGGACTCCTACCACGAGGCGGTGAACCGGCTGAAAGCCGGCGAATTGGTCGGCGTCTACCCCGAGGCGACCATCAGCCGCAGCTTCGAGTTGAAGGAATTCAAGTCGGGCGCGGCGCGCATGGCCATCGAGGCGAACGTGCCGATCATCCCCATCGTCATCTGGGGCGCGCAGCGGGTCTGGACCAAGGGCCACCCGAAACGCCTGGGCCGCACCAACACCCCCATCTCCATCGAGGTCGGCGCGCCCATCGCCCCCTTCGAACCGGCCTCGGAACTCACCGAGAAGCTGCACAGCACAATGGAAGCCATGCTCCTGAACGTGCAGCGGGACTACGTGCACGAGCCCGGCGCCTACTGGGTCCCCGCCCGCCTCGGCGGCAGCGCGCCCACGCTGGAGGAGGCCAACGAGCTCGATCGTGCCGAAGCGGCCGAGAAGGCGGCGCGCCGCAGCGGTCAGTAGACCGCACCGCGCGGCTGCCGTCGAGTGTTCTTCGGCGGCAGCCGAATTCGTTCAGAGCCCGTTCCTCGCGTGTCTGTAGGTGTTCACCTGCGGGTATAGCGTGGAGGAATGACGTGAAATACCGGTCGGTTGCATGCCGGTAGCTCAGGGGGATCTCTGGATGAATACGCGCACTCTCGGACTGGCGGTATCCAGCGCCGCCGTCGGCATCGGCCTGGTTGTCGTGGGATGTGCCCGCACCATCGATGGCACGCCGGTGGTCAACGAAACCGACCGGCTCGCTCACTTTTCCTCGGTGGCGAGTTCATCGTCCGCCGCGTCCAGTTCCGCAGCGGCCGCCAGCACCTCCCGCGCCGCCACCATGAAGACCGACGCCTGCGCGGCCTTCACCGCCGGCGTCCTGGACGTCACCCAGAAATGGGAAGTGATCACCGGCATCCTGGACAGCGGCGGAGACTGGCGGGCCCTGCAGGGCCCCTCCCGCGACTGGGCGACCGCGCTCAGCACCGCGGCCGGCAATATTCAGGCCGTCCTGCGCACCGACGCCTCCATCACCGCCCCCTGGCGCGCCCCCCTCACCGAATACGTCGATGCCGCAAACGGATTCGCCGCCATCATCAGCAGCATGCTGCTGGGCGGCGCGAGCGACGCCTTCACCCCCGCGGCCACCCGCTACGACGACGCCACCTCGGCCGCGGCGATCGCCTGCCAGTGACGCACCG contains:
- a CDS encoding lysophospholipid acyltransferase family protein; translation: MEPVYFPIIGLARTVFALQGLKFTVTGDENIPAQGGAVIAINHTGYMDFTYAGLPARTSKRYIRFMAKKEVFDNSISGPIMRALKHIPVDRAAGADSYHEAVNRLKAGELVGVYPEATISRSFELKEFKSGAARMAIEANVPIIPIVIWGAQRVWTKGHPKRLGRTNTPISIEVGAPIAPFEPASELTEKLHSTMEAMLLNVQRDYVHEPGAYWVPARLGGSAPTLEEANELDRAEAAEKAARRSGQ
- a CDS encoding Rieske 2Fe-2S domain-containing protein — translated: MQITSVGHAGFHIRTKAGTILCDPWVNPAYFGSWFPFPDNTQLDWDELGNCDFLYVSHLHRDHWDAQLLADKVNKDTTVLLPDYPVPDLKRELEKLGFHKFVETEDSVKHTITGPGGDLDVMIIALRAPADGPIGDSGLVVSDGETVCFNMNDARPVDMDVLHDAFGHVDIHLLQYSGAIWYPMVYDIPAKTKSNFGKQKRQRGMDRARSYIEQVGATWVVPSAGPPVFLDDELRYLNDDRGDEGNIFPDQIVFLEQMKIHGNEGGLLMIPGSTADLRGKELISVTHLTDPDTVYRDKAAYIEDMAQRMAPVLAAEKATWAVEDGTPLLPQLKELFEPIMAQSDLICDGIGYPVSLVMGDETVVLDFPKRVVREPVEGEGKHRYGFRIDKQLVRTVLRDNEPDWVNTIFLSTRFTTWRIGGYNEFLYTFFKCLTDERIAYADGWFSEAHDDSASTELDGWEVQRRCPHLKADLSKFGVVEGNTLTCNLHGWQWDLESGRCKTSKGHELRSRKL